A single genomic interval of Deltaproteobacteria bacterium harbors:
- a CDS encoding FHA domain-containing protein — MRAPVARGIRGKELKPMPAKTSGRKKASELEQVRARVAKALGLSEEEAELRALRELEASLPEPAAKKPAAHPAPSGGPLPQRLYLLLDGRGLDGRGMPVEVIDLPCVVGSGKNCSVWINSPQIETKHLMVTHGQEGWVAEDMNTEHGTFLGDRKMHRRVLQHGDELRLAGYLRLRAELR; from the coding sequence ATGCGTGCGCCGGTTGCACGCGGAATTCGTGGAAAGGAGCTGAAGCCCATGCCCGCGAAGACCAGCGGTCGAAAGAAGGCCTCGGAGCTCGAGCAAGTGCGGGCGCGGGTGGCCAAGGCGCTCGGTCTTTCCGAGGAGGAAGCGGAGCTGCGCGCTCTTCGCGAGCTCGAGGCGTCGCTGCCCGAACCGGCGGCGAAGAAGCCCGCCGCGCATCCGGCGCCATCCGGCGGTCCCTTGCCCCAGCGGCTCTACCTGCTGCTCGACGGGCGCGGCCTGGACGGCCGCGGGATGCCCGTGGAGGTGATCGATCTGCCGTGCGTCGTCGGCAGCGGCAAGAACTGCAGCGTCTGGATCAATTCGCCGCAGATCGAGACGAAACACCTGATGGTCACGCACGGCCAGGAAGGCTGGGTTGCCGAAGACATGAACACCGAGCACGGCACGTTCCTCGGCGACCGGAAGATGCACAGGCGCGTGCTCCAGCACGGCGACGAGCTGCGCCTCGCCGGATATCTCCGGCTGCGCGCGGAACTCCGTTAG
- a CDS encoding aspartate kinase: MGIIVQKYGGSSVADVAKIRRVAARVAQTREGGQQVVVVVSAMGDTTDELLALARKVTDDPHRRELDMLLTAGERISMALLGMALHDRGVDAVSFTGSQSGIITDGAHTNARIVEVRPVRILEALERGKVVIVAGYQGVSREKEVTTLGRGGSDTTAVALAAALQADLCEICSDVDGVFSADPRIVANARRLPELSHEEMQELALAGAKVLNAQAVEFARDRGITIHARSTFQSGPGSLVKRAATRELRVSGVALDPEILVVRGSDRRAILDVLSTHGAWPRECWDAQAVVPLENVHGLPALLDALRPVAEVEEGLAQVSVVGTGIGASKEPLERARRALELEPHGVLVAPLRIAFLVPRESAKECVRRLHAEFVERS; the protein is encoded by the coding sequence GTGGGAATCATCGTTCAGAAGTACGGCGGCTCCTCCGTCGCCGACGTGGCGAAGATCCGTCGCGTGGCGGCCCGGGTGGCGCAGACACGAGAGGGGGGGCAGCAGGTCGTGGTGGTGGTCTCCGCGATGGGAGACACCACCGACGAGCTCCTCGCGCTGGCCCGGAAGGTGACCGACGACCCGCACCGCCGCGAGCTGGACATGCTGCTCACGGCGGGCGAACGGATCTCCATGGCGCTGCTCGGCATGGCCCTGCACGACCGGGGCGTGGACGCCGTCAGCTTCACCGGGTCACAGAGCGGAATCATCACCGACGGCGCGCACACCAACGCCCGCATCGTCGAAGTGCGGCCCGTGCGGATCCTGGAGGCCCTCGAGCGCGGCAAGGTCGTGATCGTCGCCGGCTACCAGGGCGTCTCCCGGGAGAAGGAAGTGACGACGCTCGGGCGCGGGGGGAGCGACACGACCGCCGTGGCGCTGGCGGCGGCGCTGCAGGCCGACCTCTGCGAGATCTGCTCCGATGTCGACGGCGTCTTCAGCGCGGACCCGCGGATCGTCGCCAACGCGCGGCGGCTGCCGGAGCTGTCGCACGAGGAGATGCAGGAGCTCGCGTTGGCCGGCGCGAAGGTGCTGAATGCGCAGGCGGTGGAGTTCGCGCGGGATCGGGGCATCACCATCCACGCCCGCAGCACGTTCCAGAGCGGGCCGGGGTCGCTGGTGAAGAGAGCGGCGACGCGCGAGCTCCGCGTCTCCGGCGTCGCGCTCGATCCGGAGATCCTGGTGGTGCGCGGCAGCGACCGTCGGGCCATCCTCGACGTCCTCTCCACGCACGGGGCGTGGCCGCGCGAATGCTGGGACGCGCAGGCGGTCGTGCCACTCGAGAACGTGCACGGGCTGCCGGCGCTGCTCGACGCCCTGCGCCCCGTCGCCGAGGTGGAGGAGGGCCTGGCCCAGGTGAGCGTCGTCGGCACCGGGATCGGCGCGTCGAAGGAACCGCTCGAGCGGGCAAGGCGGGCGCTGGAATTGGAGCCGCACGGGGTGCTCGTTGCGCCACTCCGCATCGCTTTCCTGGTGCCGCGCGAGAGCGCAAAGGAATGCGTGCGCCGGTTGCACGCGGAATTCGTGGAAAGGAGCTGA